The Paenibacillus sophorae genome has a segment encoding these proteins:
- a CDS encoding glycosyltransferase: MDKISIVTPCYNAEKYIMETVQSVITQTAVDSGRVELEYIICDGGSTDRTIELINSVNSGFIKIISEPDAGMYHALSKGFQLATGDICAYLNAGDYYSRHAFDVVLDLFETKPVKWLTGLNVSYNDRSQFVSSFLPFKYRKNLLGCGYYGMKLPFLQQESTFWSRKLNKLIDYDFWPTFKYAGDYYLWRRFSEVTELKIVDAYLGGFRFHKGQLSENLEAYFAEMRSIGTKPGIKEFITLQFDRLIWMGDAKLKKRLNRDGLFQYNHQLQKWE, translated from the coding sequence TTGGACAAAATATCTATTGTAACGCCTTGCTATAATGCTGAAAAGTATATTATGGAGACCGTTCAATCGGTAATTACGCAGACGGCCGTGGACTCGGGACGAGTTGAATTGGAATATATCATCTGTGATGGCGGCTCAACGGATCGAACGATTGAACTGATAAATAGTGTAAACAGCGGATTCATAAAGATCATATCCGAGCCTGATGCGGGGATGTATCATGCTTTATCCAAAGGCTTCCAGCTCGCGACTGGCGACATTTGCGCTTATCTTAATGCCGGGGATTATTACTCCAGGCACGCTTTCGATGTTGTTCTGGATCTGTTCGAAACGAAACCGGTAAAGTGGCTTACAGGATTGAATGTCAGCTACAATGACCGTTCACAGTTTGTTTCGTCCTTTCTGCCTTTTAAATACAGAAAAAACCTGCTTGGCTGCGGGTATTACGGCATGAAGCTCCCCTTTCTACAGCAGGAATCTACGTTTTGGAGCAGGAAACTGAATAAGTTAATTGATTATGATTTTTGGCCGACGTTCAAGTATGCCGGAGATTATTATTTGTGGCGGCGATTCTCGGAGGTCACTGAGCTGAAGATCGTCGATGCTTATTTGGGAGGATTTCGGTTTCACAAGGGCCAGCTTTCCGAGAACCTTGAAGCGTATTTCGCCGAAATGCGTTCCATTGGAACCAAACCCGGGATAAAGGAATTTATTACCCTTCAATTCGACCGGCTGATCTGGATGGGAGATGCGAAGTTAAAGAAGCGGCTGAACCGAGACGGCCTGTTTCAGTATAATCACCAGCTGCAGAAGTGGGAATGA
- a CDS encoding GNAT family N-acetyltransferase has translation MRVGTQIIETDRLTLRPFVLQDAGSMHKNWISDQEVQWNYGEPAYEDVDSVKELLQQWIASYSRSEFYRWAIILRDDEECIAQIAFCSVDEQHHFADIEYCIGKSYQNKGYASEALAAVIEFTFKQTGLNRLQAFHRGRNVPSAKVLQKAQMKYEGTLRQSFYYSDTDEYDDRVYYGITKKDLF, from the coding sequence TTGCGTGTTGGAACTCAAATCATTGAAACGGATAGGCTTACGTTAAGGCCATTTGTTTTGCAGGATGCCGGCAGTATGCATAAAAACTGGATTAGCGACCAGGAAGTACAGTGGAACTACGGTGAACCAGCTTATGAAGATGTCGACTCGGTAAAAGAATTGCTGCAGCAATGGATTGCATCCTACTCTCGAAGCGAGTTTTACAGGTGGGCTATTATCCTTAGAGACGATGAGGAGTGCATTGCACAAATTGCCTTTTGCAGCGTTGATGAACAGCATCATTTTGCAGATATTGAGTACTGCATCGGAAAGTCATACCAGAACAAAGGATACGCCAGCGAGGCGTTGGCAGCGGTAATCGAGTTTACATTTAAGCAAACCGGGTTAAACAGGCTTCAAGCTTTTCATCGGGGCAGAAATGTCCCTTCGGCAAAGGTTTTGCAAAAAGCTCAAATGAAGTATGAAGGAACTTTAAGACAGAGCTTCTACTACAGCGATACGGATGAATACGATGATAGAGTGTATTATGGCATTACAAAAAAGGATCTTTTTTGA
- a CDS encoding TetR/AcrR family transcriptional regulator, which produces MTTKKVILDKAIELFNKNGYATVSMRDIADAANKSVGNITYHYKKKSDLIFAIVELQYEDLQSLDLQTEVDIEGLNEQLKMMLDFQKKYYFYFGNMIELRKTYHEILEFQLKIREELTLHFIRIIENFEKKEIFRASPNKELHACLAKGIVLLMMSWIQQTSLGETEQHEELLNIVWGILYFNLTEKGIGFYNQIFNKNLH; this is translated from the coding sequence ATGACTACCAAAAAAGTGATTTTGGATAAGGCCATAGAATTATTTAATAAAAATGGATATGCCACCGTCTCGATGCGTGATATTGCCGATGCAGCCAATAAGAGTGTGGGGAATATAACCTACCATTACAAAAAAAAATCCGATTTAATCTTTGCTATCGTTGAACTCCAATATGAAGATTTACAATCCTTGGATTTGCAAACGGAGGTTGACATAGAGGGTTTAAATGAGCAATTGAAAATGATGCTTGACTTTCAAAAGAAATACTATTTCTATTTTGGCAATATGATTGAATTGCGCAAAACCTATCATGAAATATTAGAATTCCAATTAAAAATAAGAGAAGAGCTTACGCTGCATTTCATCAGAATTATTGAGAATTTTGAGAAAAAAGAAATATTCAGGGCATCCCCAAATAAAGAGCTCCATGCGTGTTTGGCAAAAGGAATTGTATTATTGATGATGTCGTGGATACAACAAACTTCACTGGGGGAAACAGAACAACATGAGGAGCTTTTAAATATTGTCTGGGGCATCCTGTATTTTAACTTAACAGAAAAGGGTATCGGCTTTTATAACCAGATTTTTAACAAAAATTTACACTAA
- a CDS encoding alpha/beta hydrolase family protein gives MVHLTLKEKFAFKFIFSEGRVYHRWYGRFLSFGIDYGRLRRVVARVHNWLNWCGQWTKEGDALVKMAEEALDKGNSVKARALFHEAVGCYHAGQHVFFIDSSQKEKTQEKARKSYQRAISLYNEKERPIRIDVPFNGVKIPGYLRLSTVPDSPLIIFVNGMDNIKEAEGNSQGNLFKQNGFNYFTFDGPGQGELWKDMKFDVKEYHKAVTAIIDWFEQHQIYGMDMGRIGLIGFSLGGYLAPMCAAYDKRVKCVVGNSGLVFIGGLEGLKKLNPLWQRGVTYMTGCETLEQAVAQFDWDIERDPGLNVPLLFYHAGKDEVMPSPKLHADKVMRWAKGEKTLQYYEQAEHCTMDYLDEVYPEIIDWFKKKLKE, from the coding sequence ATGGTTCATTTAACTTTAAAGGAGAAATTTGCATTTAAGTTTATTTTTAGTGAGGGCAGGGTTTATCACCGATGGTATGGAAGATTTTTATCCTTCGGAATAGATTATGGGAGATTGAGAAGAGTAGTGGCAAGGGTGCATAACTGGCTGAATTGGTGCGGGCAATGGACTAAAGAAGGCGATGCGCTTGTTAAAATGGCTGAGGAAGCATTAGATAAAGGAAATAGTGTGAAGGCACGGGCATTGTTCCATGAAGCCGTCGGCTGCTACCATGCCGGTCAGCACGTGTTTTTTATTGACAGCAGTCAAAAGGAAAAAACACAGGAAAAAGCCAGAAAAAGCTATCAAAGAGCAATAAGCCTATACAATGAAAAGGAAAGGCCCATACGCATTGATGTGCCTTTTAACGGTGTGAAAATTCCGGGATATTTGAGGCTTTCGACAGTGCCCGACAGCCCGCTTATTATATTTGTAAACGGGATGGATAACATTAAAGAGGCTGAAGGGAACTCACAGGGAAATTTATTTAAACAGAATGGGTTTAACTATTTTACATTCGACGGGCCAGGTCAAGGCGAACTGTGGAAAGATATGAAATTCGATGTAAAAGAATATCATAAAGCAGTAACGGCGATCATCGACTGGTTCGAACAGCATCAGATCTACGGAATGGACATGGGAAGAATCGGCCTTATAGGTTTCAGCTTGGGTGGATATCTGGCGCCGATGTGTGCGGCATATGATAAGCGGGTAAAATGTGTGGTTGGGAATAGCGGACTTGTATTTATCGGCGGATTAGAAGGGCTGAAGAAGCTTAATCCATTATGGCAGCGGGGCGTCACATATATGACCGGATGTGAGACGCTTGAACAGGCGGTAGCTCAATTTGACTGGGATATTGAGCGTGATCCCGGCTTAAATGTACCTTTGCTATTCTATCATGCAGGGAAGGATGAGGTTATGCCTTCACCCAAGCTCCACGCAGATAAGGTGATGAGATGGGCGAAGGGAGAAAAGACGCTGCAATACTATGAGCAGGCTGAACACTGTACAATGGACTACCTGGATGAGGTTTATCCAGAAATTATAGATTGGTTTAAGAAAAAACTTAAAGAGTGA